GGACGGGCACGCAGCGAAGTTCCATTCTCCGCGTATCCGTTTTACAAGCATGCCGGTGGAGGTGGGGAAGGAGATGACCTTCGCTCCGACGAATACGGCGAAGCGCTAACGCCGAAGCAGTTGGTCGCGCAGGTTAAGCAGATGTTTACGAAGTATGGGTTTCAGGAAATCAAGTTCAAGGCCGGAGTTCTCGATCCTGCGGCAGAGATCGAAACCGTACGACAGCTTCGCGCAGAGTTTGGACCGAGAGTTCCAATCCGCCTCGATCCCAATTGCGCGTGGTCCGTGGCAACTTCAGTCGAGATCGGGAAGGCGCTGCGGGAAGAGCTGGGGAATGGTGGATATCTTGAAGATCCAACCGCGAACATCTCTGGAATGGCCGAAGTACGAAAGAAGCTACTCGCTGCGGGAGTCCAAACTCCGCTGGCCAGCAATGTTGCCGTGACTTCTTTTGCTGATCTTCCCGAATCCATCAGGACCGATGCGGTGCAAGTTGTGCTCTGCGATCCACACTACTGGGGAGGCATCCAGCAGGTGCAGCATCTTGGCAAACTTTGTCACACCTTCGGCCTGGGACTGTCGATGCATTCGAACTCCCACCTCGGCGTTTCGCTCATCGCGATGGCGCATGCTGCTGCGGCAACTCCGCAACTTACGTATGCGTGCGACACGCACTATCCGTGGCAGTCAGAGGAGGATGAAGTGGTCGCAGGCGGACGGGTCCCAATTGTGAACGGCTGTGTGCAGATTTTGGAGAAGCCAGGCCTGGGATTGGACCTCGATCACGATCAACTCGCTCGGGGGCGAGAGCGCTACGCCAAGTGCAAGTACCGCAAGCGAGACGATGAAGCCGAAATGCGCAAGCACGTGGATCCAAACTGGCGCAGAGTGCTGCCGAGATGGTGATGCGTTTAAAGAGCAAAGCAAAATCAACAACTCACGCAGATGAACGCAGATTTGCAGATTCACGCAGATCGTTTGAGAGAGTGAAGAGCATTGCAGACGCTTTGAAGCCAGTTTTCAATCTTGAAAATCCGCGCGTATCCCCGAAATCTGCGTTCATCTGCGTGAGTTGTTGATTTTGCTTTTGCGTCGAGCCTACCGGTTGTACGCAGGAATCGGCCCGCGCAGTTCATTCCATATTTCGTCGCAAGCCTTCACCACGTCGTCAGGAAGTGGTCCCTCCTCACACGCGGCAAGATTCTCCGCCAGTTGCTCCGGACGCGATGCTCCCAGAATCACGCAATCACTGACCGTGTGATGCAGAAGCCAATTGAGCGCGAGGCTTACGAGTGAACGGCCCGCTTTCTTTGCGATTGACTGCAGCTTCTCGACAGCCGCGAAATCTTCCGGATGCCAATAGCGGTCCTGATACAACTTATTGCTGTCAAAGCGCGTGCCCGGCGTGACCGACTGAATGTGGTGCTTGCCCGTGAGTAAGCCCCCGGCGAGCGGATTGTAGACAATGTTCGACAGCCTGAAATGCTTCGTCATCGGAAGCCACTCCTGCTCGATGCCGCGAGCCAGCAGGTTGTACATCGGTTGCGTGATGACCGCCGGCTTGTAGGAGTTCTTCTCCGCAATGCTCAGCATTTCGCTTTGTTGCCAGGCCGCATAGTTCGACGTGCCGGAATAACGAATCTTTCCTTGCCCGGTCAAGAGCTCCAGCGCTTCCAGCGTTTCCTCAATTGGAACTGCATAGTCGGGAAAGTGCAGATAGTAGATGTCGACGTAGTCGGTTTGGAGTCGTTTCAAGCTTTCGTCAATCGCTCGATAAATGGCTCGCTTGGAGAGTCCGCTTTCGTCTGCGCCTTCTCCCATTTTGAAGCGAACCTTTGTAGCAAGGATCTGCTTGGCGCGCCTGCCTTTCAGCGCCTCTCCCAACATCGTTTCGGCCACGCCTAGCTGATACATGTTGGCGGTATCGAAAAAGTTGATTCCCGCTTCGATGCATTGGTCGACCATGCGAGTGCAGGTCTGCTGATCGGCGGGTTTGCCGAAGGTCATAGTGCCAAAGCACAGACCTGAAACCGCTAGATCAGTCTGCTTGAGCTGTTTGAACTTCATCGTGCGGTAGTGCTCACTTTCCGGTTTTGAAGTGCGGCGCTCGCCTGCTTGACGATGGATTGGGCTCCGATCCTTAGACAGGCCACATCGTTGCCGCAGAAAAGGATGTCAACGCCCTGATCGGCCCAAAACTGAACATCGGGCAATGGACTGCCCACAGCAATCAGCTTTCCGTGCTTTCTCGCACTGCGAATGCACGCCTGTGCCGCTTCAACTACCTTGGCGTGTGTCGTCTCGCCTGGTACTCCGAGACTCGAAGACAGGTCAGCAGGGCCGAGGAAAATGTCGACTCCCGGAATGGCACACAGTTCCTCGGCGCGCTGTACAGCCTCCGCAGTTTCAATCTGGATCATCAGACTGAGCTCTGTGTTCAGCTTCTGCTGCGCCTGTGGCAGGCTATCTACCATGCCGTAATCAAGAGCCCGTGGAACGCTGAAGTAGCCACGCGCGCCGTCCGGACGAAAGCGCGCATGCTGAATGAACTCACGAACAATCTGCAGTGAATCGGCCATGGGTAGATCGATGATGTCGGGTCCGCACTCTGCAGCCTTCAACACATTCTCGCGGCGGCTGTCAGGAATGCGGATCATCGTGAGCATGCCTGCTCCCGAAGCGATTCGGCAAAGGTCGGCGGCCTGCGCGAAGGTGATGAAGGCATGCTCCATCTCGATCCAGAGCACGCGAAAACCCAGCTTGGCGGCGATCTCTACAAATATCGGGTCGTAGAAGTAGGCGGCGATCCCCAACAGCGGACCGCCGTGCTCTTCAACTACTCGCGCGATTCGCGACATCACTCAGCTCCGGAGATCGTAATCAGCAGCGGATGACAAGCAGCGGATGAATTGATAATGTTCGAGGCGCGTCTCATTTCCCGTTTCATTCAGCACAACTCGATGACTCAGAATGAGCAATGCAGAGAATACAAGATAAACCCACGTCTCTCTCCTAAATGACCGAACAACGGTGGTTGCGGATTCTCTCTGTCTCATTCGTGATGTACACAATCGCCTACATAGATCGCACCAACGTTTCCATGGCGCTGCCTGCAATGAGCGCCGAACTTCACATGGATCCTCGGCAGGCTGGAGACGCCGTGGGATTGTTCTTCTGGGGATATTTGCTCCTGCAGATGCCGGCAGCGTACCTGGCACAACACTGGAGCGCTAAGCGAACGGTTGCGATTCTACTGGTGGCGTGGGGCCTCTGCTCGGTCGCGACGGGC
This Terriglobales bacterium DNA region includes the following protein-coding sequences:
- a CDS encoding aldo/keto reductase, whose amino-acid sequence is MKFKQLKQTDLAVSGLCFGTMTFGKPADQQTCTRMVDQCIEAGINFFDTANMYQLGVAETMLGEALKGRRAKQILATKVRFKMGEGADESGLSKRAIYRAIDESLKRLQTDYVDIYYLHFPDYAVPIEETLEALELLTGQGKIRYSGTSNYAAWQQSEMLSIAEKNSYKPAVITQPMYNLLARGIEQEWLPMTKHFRLSNIVYNPLAGGLLTGKHHIQSVTPGTRFDSNKLYQDRYWHPEDFAAVEKLQSIAKKAGRSLVSLALNWLLHHTVSDCVILGASRPEQLAENLAACEEGPLPDDVVKACDEIWNELRGPIPAYNR
- a CDS encoding enolase C-terminal domain-like protein, giving the protein MKIVEIRVHSITIADPPLRSSYGLHAPYALRTILELESEDGITGISETHGGDAIAESFQQLKRQLVGADAYRVAGNLLPMIDASAPGDRSQTYYLPGENPLDAAARLYSAIEIACLDLIGKSIGKPVCDLLGGRARSEVPFSAYPFYKHAGGGGEGDDLRSDEYGEALTPKQLVAQVKQMFTKYGFQEIKFKAGVLDPAAEIETVRQLRAEFGPRVPIRLDPNCAWSVATSVEIGKALREELGNGGYLEDPTANISGMAEVRKKLLAAGVQTPLASNVAVTSFADLPESIRTDAVQVVLCDPHYWGGIQQVQHLGKLCHTFGLGLSMHSNSHLGVSLIAMAHAAAATPQLTYACDTHYPWQSEEDEVVAGGRVPIVNGCVQILEKPGLGLDLDHDQLARGRERYAKCKYRKRDDEAEMRKHVDPNWRRVLPRW
- a CDS encoding aldolase/citrate lyase family protein; protein product: MSRIARVVEEHGGPLLGIAAYFYDPIFVEIAAKLGFRVLWIEMEHAFITFAQAADLCRIASGAGMLTMIRIPDSRRENVLKAAECGPDIIDLPMADSLQIVREFIQHARFRPDGARGYFSVPRALDYGMVDSLPQAQQKLNTELSLMIQIETAEAVQRAEELCAIPGVDIFLGPADLSSSLGVPGETTHAKVVEAAQACIRSARKHGKLIAVGSPLPDVQFWADQGVDILFCGNDVACLRIGAQSIVKQASAALQNRKVSTTAR